A region from the Desulfitobacterium dehalogenans ATCC 51507 genome encodes:
- a CDS encoding 4Fe-4S dicluster domain-containing protein gives MKNNFSRRTFLKRATAAGLLGALTATGMSNPAKAAELHGEKLGTLIDLTRCDGCPGSSTPLCVTACRQHNQERFPEPQKPLKYYWPQKKVEDWSDKRDLTTRLTPYNWTFVDKVKVEHNGIQHEVHVPRRCMHCDNPTCMKLCPFSAISKESTGAVSIDDGVCFGGAKCRDVCPWGIPQRQAGVGLYLQVAPDLAGGGVMYKCDLCSDLLAVGKKPACIQACPREALTIGPREEIQALARKKAQDIGGYVYGDLENGGTSTLYISSVPFEKIDQAIKADKKQKEDNSPGRPGMPVKVDNYLESEKGLFYSALLAPFAGAAAAGITAYRTLNGDSAKSSSPNPVNPGEEEKHDHNNP, from the coding sequence ATGAAAAACAATTTCTCCCGCCGAACTTTTCTCAAGCGGGCTACCGCGGCCGGCTTACTGGGGGCATTGACAGCAACCGGGATGAGCAATCCAGCTAAAGCTGCAGAGCTTCATGGAGAAAAGCTTGGAACCTTAATCGATCTAACCCGGTGTGATGGCTGTCCAGGCAGTTCAACCCCTCTTTGTGTGACCGCTTGTCGTCAACACAACCAAGAGCGATTCCCCGAACCTCAAAAACCGCTTAAGTATTATTGGCCCCAAAAAAAGGTGGAGGATTGGTCTGACAAAAGAGATCTCACCACCCGCCTCACCCCCTATAATTGGACCTTCGTCGATAAAGTCAAAGTGGAGCATAACGGTATCCAACACGAGGTCCATGTGCCCAGGCGCTGCATGCATTGCGATAACCCCACCTGCATGAAACTTTGCCCCTTTAGCGCTATTTCCAAGGAAAGCACCGGGGCTGTTTCCATCGATGATGGGGTTTGCTTTGGTGGGGCAAAATGCCGTGATGTCTGCCCCTGGGGTATCCCCCAGCGCCAAGCGGGAGTGGGACTATACCTCCAGGTTGCTCCTGATTTGGCAGGGGGCGGGGTCATGTATAAATGCGATCTCTGCAGCGATCTTTTAGCCGTAGGGAAGAAACCCGCTTGCATCCAGGCCTGTCCCCGGGAAGCCTTGACCATCGGACCTCGTGAGGAGATACAAGCCCTGGCCCGCAAGAAAGCTCAAGATATTGGCGGCTATGTGTATGGCGATCTGGAGAATGGAGGAACCTCCACCCTATACATTTCCAGCGTTCCCTTTGAAAAAATTGACCAAGCCATAAAGGCCGATAAAAAACAAAAGGAAGACAATTCTCCTGGCCGGCCAGGCATGCCCGTCAAGGTCGATAATTATCTCGAAAGCGAAAAGGGATTATTCTACAGTGCACTCCTGGCACCTTTTGCCGGAGCAGCTGCAGCCGGTATCACTGCCTATCGTACTTTGAACGGTGATAGCGCCAAAAGCTCATCCCCAAACCCTGTCAACCCAGGAGAGGAGGAAAAACATGACCACAACAACCCGTAA
- a CDS encoding globin-coupled sensor protein → MINLHQFDLNESIKLLKLEQDQLQLLREFKPIMEQDVDQIVEQFYAHITKIPQLNGIINEFSTVERLRGLQRNYLLSIFPDTVDEEYIMSRVRIGNVHKRINLPPFVYLSSYQTFFDLILPRIFAHYRKKPDQALRLSLAILRIFSFDQQVVMASYIQSYIADIDKKEELEKAYEEIDLLQRRVSEASQALAATSEQTAASAAQMHEATEQISQNAGDAADFSRKVDSLAEEGAQKIQQISERILGLAGMSEKMQEKMSELDRSSARIANITDVIKEIASQTNLLALNAAIEAARAGESGRGFGVVAEEVKKLANNSEQSVKEISSMITVTRQNTTAVSKVIEDTTKAMHEAAAEAQEVVARFGDIMTAIQSSIQQVREIATQIDALTMTAGQIGAASEDVANSATSLAQMGLRE, encoded by the coding sequence ATGATTAACCTCCATCAATTTGACCTGAATGAGTCCATAAAGCTCTTAAAATTAGAACAGGACCAATTGCAGTTGTTGAGAGAATTTAAGCCTATTATGGAGCAGGATGTGGACCAAATCGTAGAGCAATTCTATGCCCATATCACTAAGATTCCTCAACTCAATGGGATAATCAATGAGTTCTCTACTGTGGAACGGCTCAGAGGCTTACAGAGAAACTATCTCCTTTCAATTTTTCCCGATACCGTCGATGAGGAATATATCATGAGTCGGGTAAGAATTGGAAATGTACATAAACGTATTAATTTGCCACCCTTTGTCTATTTAAGCTCTTATCAGACATTTTTTGATTTGATTCTACCAAGGATTTTTGCTCATTATCGGAAAAAGCCGGATCAAGCTTTGCGGCTAAGCCTAGCCATTCTGCGTATCTTCAGCTTTGACCAGCAAGTGGTTATGGCCAGTTACATCCAGTCCTATATAGCGGATATTGATAAGAAAGAGGAATTGGAAAAAGCCTATGAGGAGATTGACCTTTTGCAGCGTCGGGTCAGTGAAGCAAGCCAGGCCCTAGCAGCCACTTCAGAACAGACGGCTGCTTCGGCAGCTCAGATGCATGAGGCTACTGAGCAGATTTCACAAAATGCCGGAGACGCAGCAGACTTTTCTCGTAAAGTGGATAGCTTGGCTGAGGAAGGGGCTCAAAAGATTCAACAGATTTCCGAGCGTATTTTGGGGTTAGCAGGGATGTCGGAAAAGATGCAAGAAAAGATGTCGGAGCTTGACCGCAGTTCAGCTCGGATCGCCAATATTACGGATGTCATTAAAGAAATTGCTTCTCAGACCAACCTCTTAGCCCTTAATGCAGCCATTGAAGCAGCCCGGGCAGGAGAGTCCGGCAGGGGTTTTGGAGTGGTAGCAGAGGAAGTGAAGAAGCTTGCCAATAATTCTGAGCAATCGGTTAAAGAAATCAGCAGCATGATTACTGTAACTCGGCAAAATACTACGGCGGTGAGCAAGGTAATTGAAGATACGACGAAGGCTATGCATGAAGCAGCTGCTGAAGCTCAGGAAGTAGTTGCTCGTTTTGGGGACATCATGACCGCCATTCAATCCAGTATTCAGCAAGTTCGTGAGATCGCCACCCAGATCGATGCATTGACCATGACTGCCGGTCAGATTGGGGCTGCTTCCGAAGATGTGGCGAATTCAGCAACTTCTCTGGCTCAGATGGGGTTAAGGGAATAA
- a CDS encoding HD-GYP domain-containing protein, which translates to MRSEALYIRRMWNFSKALDLALIDEEVEKGLNIPIGLRHGERVGYISLKIGIALGLSHKELIQLLIAGLMHDIGAVGGFHKFHGTPFWVREHTLLGAEIVHRFPDGDVLSEIVRHHHEAPHSNYGVLKTEPSQVSINSKIISLADKVDVKLSRKVLNREEREKLIQWVKEYEGKLFYSEVIPAFLGVAATEAFWLDLEHQDLLQVSLDLLFDEWDVWSTPKVCNQDTRVLASTFADLIDQKSSFTARHSRSVADTAKKLAEGLGWEKKALKEIWIAGMVHDLGKLAIPKKVLDKPGPLDSHEIELVRTHTYHTYHLLAGAGFPHHVTQWAAYHHERLDGKGYPFGIGADKLDTGARLMTIADMFTALTEDRPYRQALSPDEALAIIQRGSGTAVDPVLVEHARRMLT; encoded by the coding sequence GTGCGATCAGAGGCATTATATATTCGTAGAATGTGGAATTTTTCTAAAGCATTGGATCTTGCCTTGATTGACGAGGAGGTTGAGAAAGGGTTAAATATCCCCATTGGCTTAAGGCATGGGGAAAGAGTCGGATATATCTCTTTAAAGATTGGGATTGCTTTGGGGCTGTCCCACAAAGAGTTGATTCAACTTCTCATTGCGGGTTTGATGCATGATATTGGCGCTGTGGGAGGGTTTCATAAATTTCATGGTACTCCTTTTTGGGTGAGGGAACATACCCTTTTGGGGGCAGAGATTGTCCATCGTTTTCCGGACGGGGATGTTTTATCTGAAATTGTCCGCCATCATCATGAGGCTCCTCACTCAAACTATGGTGTGTTGAAGACTGAACCTTCTCAGGTCAGCATTAACTCTAAGATTATTTCTCTCGCTGATAAGGTAGACGTGAAGCTAAGTCGCAAGGTATTGAACCGTGAAGAACGTGAAAAGTTGATTCAGTGGGTCAAAGAGTATGAAGGAAAACTGTTTTATTCGGAAGTTATCCCTGCTTTTTTGGGAGTGGCAGCTACCGAGGCTTTTTGGCTTGATCTGGAGCATCAAGATCTGCTGCAGGTCTCCCTGGATCTTCTCTTTGATGAGTGGGATGTCTGGTCAACTCCTAAAGTGTGCAATCAGGATACCCGTGTCCTGGCCTCAACCTTTGCGGATTTGATTGACCAAAAAAGTTCGTTCACAGCCCGTCATTCCCGCTCAGTGGCCGACACAGCCAAAAAACTGGCAGAAGGTCTCGGATGGGAGAAAAAGGCCCTGAAAGAGATTTGGATTGCAGGTATGGTTCATGATTTGGGCAAGCTGGCTATACCAAAAAAAGTACTTGATAAACCGGGTCCGCTGGATTCCCATGAGATTGAGCTCGTCAGGACCCATACCTATCACACCTATCACCTTTTGGCTGGGGCAGGCTTCCCTCATCATGTGACTCAATGGGCCGCCTACCATCATGAACGTTTGGATGGGAAGGGGTATCCCTTTGGCATTGGTGCTGACAAATTGGACACAGGCGCCCGTTTGATGACCATAGCGGATATGTTTACAGCCTTAACTGAGGATCGGCCCTATCGGCAGGCACTCAGTCCAGACGAAGCCCTCGCCATTATCCAACGAGGGTCTGGGACTGCAGTGGATCCGGTTCTTGTAGAGCATGCCCGAAGGATGTTAACCTAA
- a CDS encoding formate dehydrogenase subunit gamma: MTTTTRKSKRETILRQSLINRFVHWTTALAIFLLILTGFGQMPLYNRYNVTKLPGAEWLGDYFITISLHYLAAVLLIFVVFFHIVNAFIRKQFDIFPRRGDIKESYLIIKAMFTKGQEPPSDKYLAEQRLAYFFIGFNVLLLIITGLIKMYKNVPGVDLPHSFLFWNTMLHNIGTVLLILGIIGHLAAFIFKENRALLPGMFTGYIDRGYAKHRHVLWYRKLEAGSHESEGHHSEEQHRDGTIHPGC, encoded by the coding sequence ATGACCACAACAACCCGTAAGTCAAAAAGAGAAACGATCTTGAGACAAAGCTTGATTAACCGCTTTGTCCACTGGACAACTGCTCTTGCAATCTTCTTGCTGATTCTGACAGGCTTTGGTCAAATGCCTCTCTATAACCGCTATAATGTCACGAAGCTTCCCGGAGCAGAATGGCTGGGTGACTACTTCATTACCATCAGCCTTCACTACCTGGCAGCTGTTCTCCTTATCTTTGTCGTCTTTTTCCACATCGTTAATGCCTTTATTCGTAAGCAATTCGATATCTTCCCCCGCCGTGGTGATATCAAGGAATCCTACCTGATCATTAAAGCCATGTTTACCAAAGGCCAGGAACCTCCTTCCGACAAATACCTGGCCGAACAGAGATTAGCCTACTTTTTTATTGGTTTTAATGTACTCTTGCTCATCATCACCGGCTTGATTAAGATGTATAAAAATGTTCCGGGTGTAGATCTGCCTCATTCCTTTCTTTTTTGGAATACCATGCTGCACAATATTGGCACCGTATTGCTTATCCTTGGTATAATCGGTCACCTAGCCGCCTTTATATTTAAGGAAAATCGCGCCCTCCTTCCTGGAATGTTCACAGGCTATATCGACCGCGGCTACGCGAAACACCGCCATGTCCTGTGGTATAGAAAGCTTGAAGCAGGGTCCCATGAATCAGAGGGACATCACAGCGAGGAACAGCATAGGGATGGAACCATCCATCCGGGCTGTTGA
- a CDS encoding two-component system sensor histidine kinase NtrB, which yields MLCQKNLDHVDSGVIHVEDSRGLNWSKDAESIIMVTQDNTEQKFISETMKRMEELHIVGQLAASLGHEIRNPISVVKGFLQILRGKNELFRYTEYLDMMISEVDRVDSMMNEFLAFGRLGGGDPAHCNLNDIIRSILPLLRAYASELGKRILIELEEIPDLELNEKEIRQMVMNLVRNGLEAMAVGGVLTIRTFYADKQVVLAVQDQGEGIPPYILEKLGTPFLTTKDNGTGLGLSVCLHIVAKHRGSIDVQTGENGTAFFVRFPYKS from the coding sequence ATGTTGTGCCAAAAAAATCTTGATCATGTGGATAGTGGGGTAATCCATGTCGAAGACAGTCGAGGGCTAAATTGGAGTAAAGATGCCGAGAGTATCATTATGGTGACCCAGGATAATACTGAACAAAAGTTTATCAGTGAAACGATGAAAAGAATGGAAGAACTGCATATAGTGGGTCAGCTGGCGGCCAGCTTAGGTCATGAGATACGTAACCCCATAAGCGTAGTTAAAGGTTTTTTGCAGATTCTAAGGGGGAAAAATGAACTATTCCGCTATACGGAATATCTTGATATGATGATTTCTGAGGTGGACCGGGTGGATTCAATGATGAATGAGTTCCTGGCCTTTGGGCGGTTGGGCGGAGGCGATCCAGCCCATTGTAACCTGAATGATATCATTCGATCCATTCTGCCCTTGCTGCGGGCTTACGCCAGTGAACTGGGTAAACGAATTTTAATAGAGTTGGAAGAGATTCCTGATCTTGAACTCAATGAGAAGGAAATTCGACAAATGGTTATGAACTTGGTGCGTAATGGCTTGGAAGCTATGGCTGTGGGAGGAGTACTCACGATTCGCACCTTTTACGCGGATAAGCAGGTTGTTTTGGCTGTTCAGGATCAAGGGGAAGGAATACCGCCCTATATTCTAGAGAAATTGGGGACTCCTTTTTTAACGACGAAGGACAATGGGACAGGACTTGGCCTTTCTGTGTGTCTGCATATTGTGGCTAAGCATCGGGGAAGTATTGATGTTCAAACAGGCGAAAATGGAACCGCATTCTTCGTGAGGTTTCCCTACAAATCTTAA
- a CDS encoding Fe-S-containing hydro-lyase, with protein sequence MSETLYLELPLTQDKVAQLKVGDSLLLSGIIYTGRDAAHKKMVEALSRGEELPFDVRNQVLYFVGPTPPKPGQVIGSAGPTTSGRMDAYSPKLIERGLTGMIGKGLRSEEVIEAMRKHGAVYFGAIGGSGALLAKRIVSAEVIAYPELGTEAVRRLVVKDFPVMVVIDKDGNNLYESGKAQYRKE encoded by the coding sequence ATGAGTGAAACACTTTATTTAGAACTTCCACTAACCCAGGATAAAGTGGCTCAACTCAAAGTGGGTGATAGTTTGCTGCTTAGCGGTATAATCTATACCGGTCGTGACGCAGCCCACAAAAAGATGGTGGAGGCTTTATCCCGAGGAGAGGAACTCCCCTTTGACGTACGCAATCAGGTCCTCTATTTTGTGGGGCCCACTCCACCTAAACCGGGTCAAGTCATTGGTTCGGCAGGTCCCACCACCAGTGGCCGGATGGATGCTTACTCCCCTAAGCTGATTGAACGAGGACTGACCGGCATGATTGGCAAGGGATTGCGCTCTGAGGAAGTTATTGAGGCCATGAGGAAGCATGGAGCGGTTTATTTCGGAGCCATCGGCGGGTCAGGGGCTTTGTTAGCGAAACGAATTGTATCGGCAGAAGTTATCGCTTATCCGGAACTGGGAACGGAGGCCGTCCGCAGGCTGGTGGTCAAGGATTTCCCGGTGATGGTGGTCATTGATAAGGATGGCAATAATCTTTACGAGTCTGGAAAGGCACAGTATCGAAAAGAGTAA
- a CDS encoding acyl-CoA dehydratase activase, whose translation MATVCGTDLGSRSVKIAVMENSLEGLPPRIKRLERLDTIGFYREYGRKVQEKLAVDFKALGLPEVDFLVSTGYGRNTLEVAGGETIPELKAHVKGAIFQTGLKDFTLVDLGGQDSKIIAVKKGRMLDFQTNDKCAASSGRYLENMANVLGMTLEELGEYAADPVELSSTCAVFGESELIGKIVEGEPMSRLAAGVNETIVKRILPLLRSYTSDVIVFTGGVAYNKAVRELLQEGSGKEIVVPQEPQFNGAIGCAVYGIEELEEEEE comes from the coding sequence ATGGCAACAGTATGTGGAACTGATCTGGGAAGTCGAAGTGTTAAGATTGCGGTGATGGAAAATTCTTTAGAGGGGTTGCCACCGCGGATTAAGCGCTTGGAACGACTGGATACCATTGGGTTTTATAGGGAATATGGCCGGAAGGTTCAGGAGAAACTGGCCGTTGACTTTAAAGCCTTGGGCCTTCCCGAGGTGGATTTTTTGGTCTCTACAGGCTATGGACGCAATACCTTGGAGGTAGCCGGTGGAGAAACTATACCGGAATTAAAGGCTCATGTGAAAGGGGCAATCTTTCAGACAGGGCTAAAGGATTTCACTTTAGTGGATCTGGGAGGCCAGGACAGTAAGATTATTGCCGTAAAAAAAGGCCGGATGCTGGATTTTCAGACCAATGATAAATGTGCGGCTTCCTCAGGGAGATATCTTGAGAACATGGCCAATGTTCTGGGGATGACTCTTGAGGAGCTGGGTGAGTATGCAGCAGATCCGGTGGAATTAAGCTCTACCTGTGCAGTCTTTGGGGAAAGTGAATTAATCGGAAAGATTGTCGAGGGAGAGCCTATGTCCCGCCTGGCGGCGGGAGTCAATGAGACCATTGTCAAACGTATCCTTCCCCTTCTTCGTTCTTATACCAGCGATGTCATCGTGTTCACCGGAGGAGTGGCTTATAATAAAGCTGTCCGCGAGCTCTTGCAGGAGGGGTCCGGTAAGGAGATCGTAGTTCCTCAGGAGCCTCAGTTCAATGGAGCGATTGGGTGTGCGGTCTATGGGATTGAGGAGCTAGAGGAAGAAGAGGAATAA
- a CDS encoding fumarate hydratase: MPKVIHVEQITEAVEKLCIEANYDLGDDMMLRFKEALKTEESPLGCEVFERLIENATIAHEERVPMCQDTGMTVIFVELGQEVMVTGGALKDALNEGVRRGYEKGYLRKSMVKDPFERVNTGDNTPAIIHYEILPGDQLKITVAPKGAGSENMGALKMCKPSEGLEGVIQFVVDTVEKAGGNPCPPIIVGVGVGGSMEKATYLAKKSLLRKVGEPNEEKRLADIEQEILKRVNKLGIGPQGFGGTNTALGVHLEVYPTHIASLPVAVNIQCHAARHKEIVLMGRQEGEE, encoded by the coding sequence ATGCCAAAGGTTATCCATGTGGAGCAAATCACTGAGGCGGTGGAAAAGCTTTGTATCGAAGCCAACTATGATCTTGGGGACGATATGATGCTGAGGTTCAAGGAAGCTTTGAAGACTGAAGAATCTCCCTTGGGCTGTGAAGTGTTCGAGAGGTTAATCGAAAATGCCACTATTGCTCATGAGGAGAGGGTTCCCATGTGCCAGGATACGGGCATGACGGTGATCTTTGTGGAGTTGGGACAGGAGGTTATGGTCACCGGTGGAGCTTTAAAGGATGCTTTGAATGAAGGTGTCCGGCGTGGGTATGAAAAGGGATACCTGCGTAAATCCATGGTGAAGGATCCTTTTGAACGGGTGAATACCGGAGATAATACACCGGCTATTATCCATTATGAAATCCTACCTGGAGACCAGTTGAAGATTACTGTCGCACCCAAAGGGGCAGGCAGTGAGAATATGGGTGCTCTAAAAATGTGTAAGCCCTCAGAAGGGTTGGAGGGGGTTATACAATTTGTGGTGGATACTGTGGAGAAGGCCGGTGGGAATCCCTGCCCTCCCATTATCGTAGGTGTAGGTGTGGGTGGAAGCATGGAGAAAGCGACCTATTTGGCTAAAAAATCCCTCCTGCGCAAAGTGGGAGAACCCAATGAAGAAAAGCGCCTAGCAGATATCGAGCAAGAGATACTCAAAAGGGTGAACAAATTGGGCATTGGCCCTCAGGGATTTGGGGGTACGAATACTGCTCTTGGGGTTCATTTGGAAGTCTATCCTACCCATATTGCTTCTCTGCCTGTTGCGGTGAATATCCAATGTCATGCGGCCCGTCATAAAGAAATTGTCCTAATGGGCAGACAGGAAGGGGAGGAATGA
- a CDS encoding 2-hydroxyacyl-CoA dehydratase family protein — protein MNKIGLTTTVPVEVIYAAGDTPVDLNNIFISDTREAMARIAEAELAGYPRNVCGWIKGLYATALKSPEIKKIVAVTQGDCSNTHALMETWSEEGIEIIPFAFPYDRDGDMLRLQLEKLIKTLGTTWDKVKVQKVRLDKVRRLAWEIDRLTWEENKVRGFENHLYLVSCSDFNGNPEGFARDMEGFIAEAKEREPLNLKYKGRKKRELRIGFMGVPPIMPDLYNFLEDHGARVVFNEVQRQFSMPFVTEDIVEQYQLYTYPYNVFGRIEDVAQEAERRQLDGLIHYTQSFCYRQIEDLIVRRRLDYPILNLEGENPTGLDARSKMRLESFLQMLRD, from the coding sequence ATGAATAAAATTGGGTTGACCACGACAGTGCCGGTCGAGGTGATTTATGCAGCCGGAGATACGCCGGTGGATTTGAATAATATTTTTATCTCGGATACTAGGGAAGCCATGGCTCGGATTGCGGAGGCCGAGCTGGCCGGGTATCCGCGGAATGTGTGCGGATGGATTAAGGGCTTGTATGCGACGGCTCTGAAGAGTCCGGAGATTAAGAAGATCGTGGCGGTAACCCAGGGGGATTGCAGCAACACCCATGCCTTGATGGAGACTTGGTCGGAAGAGGGAATAGAGATTATTCCTTTTGCTTTTCCTTATGATCGGGATGGGGACATGCTTAGGCTCCAATTAGAGAAGCTGATAAAGACTCTTGGGACCACTTGGGATAAGGTGAAAGTGCAAAAGGTTCGTTTAGATAAGGTTCGTCGGCTGGCTTGGGAGATTGATCGATTGACTTGGGAAGAGAATAAGGTCAGAGGCTTTGAAAATCATCTCTACCTGGTTTCTTGTTCAGATTTTAATGGGAATCCGGAAGGCTTTGCCCGGGATATGGAGGGATTCATTGCCGAGGCAAAGGAACGGGAGCCCCTTAACCTTAAATACAAAGGACGTAAGAAAAGAGAATTACGGATCGGGTTCATGGGGGTCCCGCCGATTATGCCGGACCTCTATAATTTCTTGGAGGATCATGGGGCGCGGGTCGTCTTTAATGAAGTGCAAAGGCAATTCAGTATGCCCTTTGTAACAGAGGATATAGTAGAGCAATATCAACTTTATACCTATCCTTATAATGTCTTTGGACGTATCGAGGATGTGGCGCAAGAGGCAGAACGGCGGCAATTAGACGGGCTTATCCACTATACTCAGAGCTTCTGCTATCGTCAGATTGAGGATTTGATTGTCCGCAGACGTTTGGATTATCCGATTCTCAATCTTGAAGGTGAGAATCCTACGGGTTTGGATGCCCGGAGCAAAATGAGGTTGGAATCCTTTTTGCAAATGCTCCGCGACTAG